A window of Candidatus Hydrogenedentota bacterium genomic DNA:
CCTCGACGACTTTGTTGGAGAACAGGAGGATGGTCTTCAGTTCTGTTCTCAGGTTTCGCAGGAGGCCGATGATTTCGGGCAGGTGTTGGTTGACGCTGCCGGAGACGTCGAGGTAGATGGCGAGGCCCCGTTCCTGCACCGTTTGCCGGTAGGCCAGGTTGTGGTAGTGCAATGGCGGCATCCCGGCTGCGAGCAGGACGAAGTCGCGCTTCGACGGCTGGATGGGGATGGGTGAGACGCTGATGCGCGGTTGCGGGCGCAGTTTGTTCCCACTGCGCTGAACCTTTCCCGAAATCAAGAAAGGCGGAATCCCGAATGGGGAGACTGCCCAAAGATTTGGTATACTCAGAATGAGCAGCAACTGTGAGGTTTACGAAAATGGACCTGCCCATAGAGGTTGATCGCGAACAGATTGCGGGCTTTTGCCGCAAGCATCATCTCATCAAGCTGGCGCTGTTCGGCTCGGTTTTGACTGACCGGTTCGGGCCGGACAGCGATGTGGATGTGCTGTTCGAATACGACCCCAAGCACGTCCCGACGCTCTTCGATGTGGTTCGCATGGAGCGCGAGCTATCTGGGATCTTGGGCCGCAAGGTGGACATGCGGACACCGCGGGATCTCAGCCGCTACTTCCGGGACGAGGTCGTCAACAACGCCGCGGTGCAGTATGTCGCGTGACGCCGATCTGACTCGGGTCCAACACATGGCTGAGGCGGCGCGGGAGATCCAGGCTTATGTTGCAGGGCGCAGCCTGGCCACCGTTCGCTCCGACCAGCCGCTCAAGCATCTGATCATCCGCAACCTCGAGATCATGGGCGAAGCCGCCAGCCGCGTCTCCGCGGAGTTCCGGAAAAAGCATCCGGCCGTCCCGTGGCAGGACATGGTCGACTTGCGCAACCGTCTCATTCATGTCTATTTCGACCTCGATCTGGAGATCATCTGGGCCACGGCGCGCGAGGATATTCCCGCACTGCTTCCGCAGTTGGAGGCGATTCTGGACGAATTCGCCGGCTGACGGGGCCATCCTCTCTCTACAACGGACTGTGGCCGTGATTATTGCCCTGCGTCTCGCACTCCCAGACGGCGACGCCGGTTACTTCGACTCGGCCCATATTTCGCGGTCGCCGCCGTGACGATCCCGAGCGATGAAGTGCGTGGCGAGTGATTCAGGGTGCAGTTGGATTTTGCAGGCCAAGCGCGCCGCGTCCTCGAAGGATTCGGCGGCCATCTTGGCGTTGGCTTCGGCCAGAAGCTGAGAAGCTTCGGCTGAAGCGTCTTCCATGTTCGTGGCTCGAGCACTAGATGAAGTTGCCAATGCGAGAACCAAGAAGGCTGTACCGACGCAAACAGAAACGAACGACTGTCCAAAACGTGAATGGAACATCTTAGCAACTCCTTTGAATGCTGCTTTATCTGCCATATTAAACGATACTATTTAGGTAGACAGCCTAGGGGCTAGTATTCTGCGATGAAGAAATCAGATTGGCGGTAATTTGGACTTGGAACGTGGCGGGTGTATCCGA
This region includes:
- a CDS encoding nucleotidyltransferase family protein, whose translation is MDLPIEVDREQIAGFCRKHHLIKLALFGSVLTDRFGPDSDVDVLFEYDPKHVPTLFDVVRMERELSGILGRKVDMRTPRDLSRYFRDEVVNNAAVQYVA
- a CDS encoding DUF86 domain-containing protein; protein product: MAEAAREIQAYVAGRSLATVRSDQPLKHLIIRNLEIMGEAASRVSAEFRKKHPAVPWQDMVDLRNRLIHVYFDLDLEIIWATAREDIPALLPQLEAILDEFAG